A single genomic interval of Syngnathoides biaculeatus isolate LvHL_M chromosome 1, ASM1980259v1, whole genome shotgun sequence harbors:
- the prdm1b gene encoding PR domain zinc finger protein 1 isoform X2, translating to MAGIYSNGHLQNFIDGYDVHRSNWMRYVNPARSLSEQNLVACQNGRDIYFYTIRPVEPKEELLVWYCQEFAQRLCSQQDNTKHKNMNVDDEQEYAKLHLPQQMWNKDTIKEEVKEERKDEAVDVEMLGRDTPPDTPDDQIMDFSKKIEKKEKLTRDPEDQGFIPSPHPEHRGLGHGVNAPYLPEHLPALSSDQRNLPLHLHGLYSHREGLVSSYPLYPQSRPVQPAYQLLPPFTSHYPHLLLPSYSPPFPGMLPSRGPLRCSGYLGTDGIPYPPLSNGNLLPMSLPYPSSPQGGLKELTPNVSPPRGAPATPELSPIPKPMSLVPSPEHTSSGCEEAMNLTLDITKGSSGLRNRPGHKSLPYPLKKQNGKIKYECNICSKTFGQLSNLKVHLRVHSGERPFQCNLCKKSFTQLAHLQKHHLVHTGEKPHECQVCQKRFSSTSNLKTHLRLHSGEKPYQCKLCSTKFTQYIHLKLHRRLHGSHDRNYHCQLCSQTFFHRFSLRIHQCSCCTANSGSPVNVTLKEMLERFDASQEADTLAETASAPQVEEAVERWLARTLEGEGKEDQKEATFLLKALTVAMNAPVSQSALPVSQHGSPAAYQERASVVHLHKRSTVKLEGH from the exons ATGGCAGGG atttatagCAATGGGCATCTGCAGAACTTCATCGATGGCTATGACGTCCACAGGAGCAACTGGATGCGTTACGTCAATCCGGCACGATCTCTGAGTGAGCAGAACCTGGTGGCATGCCAGAATGGCCGCGACATCTACTTCTATACAATTCGACCTGTGGAGCCCAAAGAGGAGTTGCTCGTGTGGTACTGCCAAGAGTTTGCCCAGAGGTTGTGCAGCCAGCAGGACAATACCAAACACA AAAACATGAATGTTGATGATGAGCAAGAGTATGCCAAACTGCACCTTCCTCAGCAGATGTGGAACAAAGACACAATAAAGGAAGAGGTGAAAGAGGAGAGAAAAGATGAAGCGGTGGATGTGGAGATGTTGGGGAGAGACACCCCTCCTGATACTCCTGATGACCAAATCATGGATTTTAGCAAAAAGATCGAAAAAAAGGAGAAGCTCACCAGGGATCCAGAGGATCAAGGGTTCATTCCATCCCCTCATCCTGAACATAGAGGACTTGGCCATGGAGTGAATGCTCCTTACTTACCAGAACACCTCCCTGCACTGTCGTCCGATCAACGAAATCTTCCCCTCCACCTCCATGGCCTCTACAGCCACAGGGAAGGCCTGGTCTCATCTTACCCGCTTTACCCTCAATCGAGACCTGTCCAGCCTGCCTACCAGCTCCTTCCTCCCTTCACCTCACATTATCctcacctcctcctcccttcATATTCCCCTCCATTTCCTGGCATGCTGCCGTCCAGAGGACCCCTCCGGTGCAGTGGATATCTTGGGACGGACGGAATCCCTTACCCTCCCCTAAGCAATGGCAATCTACTCCCAATGTCTTTGCCGTACCCGTCATCCCCACAGGGTGGTCTGAAAGAATTAACTCCTAATGTGTCACCACCAAGAGGTGCCCCAGCAACACCCGAGCTCTCTCCTATTCCCAAGCCAATGAGCCTGGTCCCCTCACCTGAGCATACTTCCTCTGGCTGCGAAGAGGCAATGAACCTAACATTGGACATTACCAAAGGCAGCTCAGGGTTACGCAATCGCCCTGGGCACAAATCATTGCCCTATCCTTTGAAAAAGCAGAACGGAAAGATCAAGTATGAATGTAACATCTGCTCAAAGACTTTTGGACAACTGTCTAATCTCAAG GTTCACCTCCGTGTTCACAGTGGTGAGAGACCTTTCCAGTGTAACTTGTGTAAAAAGAGTTTCACTCAACTGGCCCATCTGCAGAAGCATCACCTCGTCCATACAGGGGAGAAACCACATGAGTGTCAG gtgtgTCAAAAGCGCTTCAGTAGCACCAGCAACTTGAAAACTCACCTTCGTCTCCACTCTGGGGAAAAACCTTACCAGTGCAAGCTGTGCAGCACCAAATTCACTCAATACATCCACCTCAAGCTGCACCGCCGCTTACACGGCAGCCACGACCGTAATTATCACTGTCAGCTGTGCTCCCAGACCTTCTTCCACCGTTTCTCCCTTCGCATCCACCAATGCAGCTGCTGCACGGCCAATTCCGGCTCACCCGTCAATGTCACCTTGAAAGAAATGCTTGAGCGCTTCGATGCCAGCCAAGAGGCCGACACGCTGGCAGAAACTGCATCGGCACCGCAGGTGGAGGAGGCTGTGGAGAGATGGCTTGCTCGTACATTGGAAGGTGAGGGGAAGGAGGACCAGAAAGAGGCCACCTTTCTGCTGAAAGCTCTGACTGTGGCTATGAACGCACCTGTAAGCCAATCAGCACTGCCTGTTTCCCAACACGGCTCTCCAGCGGCCTATCAGGAAAGAGCTAGCGTTGTTCATCTCCACAAGCGTTCAACAGTGAAGTTGGAGGGTCATTGA
- the prdm1b gene encoding PR domain zinc finger protein 1 isoform X1, translating into MKRDSTEGDMSAWREVDFALNCTYIVPDQVSNPSFNLPKAMTSIPRNLSFEYNKDNEVNGVFSKEYIPQGTRFGPLQGDIYTKDNVPKQANRKYFWRIYSNGHLQNFIDGYDVHRSNWMRYVNPARSLSEQNLVACQNGRDIYFYTIRPVEPKEELLVWYCQEFAQRLCSQQDNTKHKNMNVDDEQEYAKLHLPQQMWNKDTIKEEVKEERKDEAVDVEMLGRDTPPDTPDDQIMDFSKKIEKKEKLTRDPEDQGFIPSPHPEHRGLGHGVNAPYLPEHLPALSSDQRNLPLHLHGLYSHREGLVSSYPLYPQSRPVQPAYQLLPPFTSHYPHLLLPSYSPPFPGMLPSRGPLRCSGYLGTDGIPYPPLSNGNLLPMSLPYPSSPQGGLKELTPNVSPPRGAPATPELSPIPKPMSLVPSPEHTSSGCEEAMNLTLDITKGSSGLRNRPGHKSLPYPLKKQNGKIKYECNICSKTFGQLSNLKVHLRVHSGERPFQCNLCKKSFTQLAHLQKHHLVHTGEKPHECQVCQKRFSSTSNLKTHLRLHSGEKPYQCKLCSTKFTQYIHLKLHRRLHGSHDRNYHCQLCSQTFFHRFSLRIHQCSCCTANSGSPVNVTLKEMLERFDASQEADTLAETASAPQVEEAVERWLARTLEGEGKEDQKEATFLLKALTVAMNAPVSQSALPVSQHGSPAAYQERASVVHLHKRSTVKLEGH; encoded by the exons atgaagagggaTAGCACAGAGGGAGATATGAGCGCTTGGCGGGAGGTCGACTTCGCTCTCAATTGTACTTACATTGTACCGGATCAGGTGTCGAACCCAAGTTTCAATCTGCCGAAAGCCATGACTTCCATTCCACGCAACTTATCTTTTGAGTACAACAAAGACAACGAG GTAAATGGTGTGTTCAGCAAAGAGTACATTCCTCAGGGGACTCGATTTGGACCCCTGCAGGGAGACATCTACACCAAAGACAATGTGCCCAAACAGGCCAACAGAAAATACTTCTGGAGG atttatagCAATGGGCATCTGCAGAACTTCATCGATGGCTATGACGTCCACAGGAGCAACTGGATGCGTTACGTCAATCCGGCACGATCTCTGAGTGAGCAGAACCTGGTGGCATGCCAGAATGGCCGCGACATCTACTTCTATACAATTCGACCTGTGGAGCCCAAAGAGGAGTTGCTCGTGTGGTACTGCCAAGAGTTTGCCCAGAGGTTGTGCAGCCAGCAGGACAATACCAAACACA AAAACATGAATGTTGATGATGAGCAAGAGTATGCCAAACTGCACCTTCCTCAGCAGATGTGGAACAAAGACACAATAAAGGAAGAGGTGAAAGAGGAGAGAAAAGATGAAGCGGTGGATGTGGAGATGTTGGGGAGAGACACCCCTCCTGATACTCCTGATGACCAAATCATGGATTTTAGCAAAAAGATCGAAAAAAAGGAGAAGCTCACCAGGGATCCAGAGGATCAAGGGTTCATTCCATCCCCTCATCCTGAACATAGAGGACTTGGCCATGGAGTGAATGCTCCTTACTTACCAGAACACCTCCCTGCACTGTCGTCCGATCAACGAAATCTTCCCCTCCACCTCCATGGCCTCTACAGCCACAGGGAAGGCCTGGTCTCATCTTACCCGCTTTACCCTCAATCGAGACCTGTCCAGCCTGCCTACCAGCTCCTTCCTCCCTTCACCTCACATTATCctcacctcctcctcccttcATATTCCCCTCCATTTCCTGGCATGCTGCCGTCCAGAGGACCCCTCCGGTGCAGTGGATATCTTGGGACGGACGGAATCCCTTACCCTCCCCTAAGCAATGGCAATCTACTCCCAATGTCTTTGCCGTACCCGTCATCCCCACAGGGTGGTCTGAAAGAATTAACTCCTAATGTGTCACCACCAAGAGGTGCCCCAGCAACACCCGAGCTCTCTCCTATTCCCAAGCCAATGAGCCTGGTCCCCTCACCTGAGCATACTTCCTCTGGCTGCGAAGAGGCAATGAACCTAACATTGGACATTACCAAAGGCAGCTCAGGGTTACGCAATCGCCCTGGGCACAAATCATTGCCCTATCCTTTGAAAAAGCAGAACGGAAAGATCAAGTATGAATGTAACATCTGCTCAAAGACTTTTGGACAACTGTCTAATCTCAAG GTTCACCTCCGTGTTCACAGTGGTGAGAGACCTTTCCAGTGTAACTTGTGTAAAAAGAGTTTCACTCAACTGGCCCATCTGCAGAAGCATCACCTCGTCCATACAGGGGAGAAACCACATGAGTGTCAG gtgtgTCAAAAGCGCTTCAGTAGCACCAGCAACTTGAAAACTCACCTTCGTCTCCACTCTGGGGAAAAACCTTACCAGTGCAAGCTGTGCAGCACCAAATTCACTCAATACATCCACCTCAAGCTGCACCGCCGCTTACACGGCAGCCACGACCGTAATTATCACTGTCAGCTGTGCTCCCAGACCTTCTTCCACCGTTTCTCCCTTCGCATCCACCAATGCAGCTGCTGCACGGCCAATTCCGGCTCACCCGTCAATGTCACCTTGAAAGAAATGCTTGAGCGCTTCGATGCCAGCCAAGAGGCCGACACGCTGGCAGAAACTGCATCGGCACCGCAGGTGGAGGAGGCTGTGGAGAGATGGCTTGCTCGTACATTGGAAGGTGAGGGGAAGGAGGACCAGAAAGAGGCCACCTTTCTGCTGAAAGCTCTGACTGTGGCTATGAACGCACCTGTAAGCCAATCAGCACTGCCTGTTTCCCAACACGGCTCTCCAGCGGCCTATCAGGAAAGAGCTAGCGTTGTTCATCTCCACAAGCGTTCAACAGTGAAGTTGGAGGGTCATTGA